In Paenibacillus sp. G2S3, a single window of DNA contains:
- a CDS encoding WXG100 family type VII secretion target yields MSVSPSEIRGMASQIHSLTNDVNSTSKKLQSDYTQSASYWTGTASKAFQSEYNELDSEMKSLLRMLERLESGVQRVASEVNRAEQEREEKRRLAEKAAQEALKQKQLEKQKQSQK; encoded by the coding sequence ATGTCAGTTAGTCCATCAGAAATTAGGGGAATGGCTTCGCAGATTCATAGTCTAACCAATGATGTGAACAGTACTTCAAAGAAACTGCAAAGTGACTACACACAATCGGCCAGCTATTGGACCGGTACAGCTTCTAAGGCATTTCAAAGCGAATACAACGAGCTGGATAGCGAGATGAAGAGCCTGCTCAGAATGCTGGAAAGGCTGGAAAGCGGAGTCCAAAGAGTGGCTTCAGAAGTGAACCGTGCTGAACAGGAAAGAGAAGAGAAACGAAGACTGGCAGAGAAAGCGGCACAAGAGGCGCTGAAACAAAAGCAATTGGAAAAACAAAAGCAAAGCCAGAAGTAA
- a CDS encoding ROK family protein produces the protein MKLLGAIEAGGTKFVCGIGYEDGTIVDRVSFPTTTPEETMGLVIDYFKEKNVEAFGIGSFGPIDPVLDSPTYGYITTTPKPHWGQYNLVGTMAEQFNVPIGFDTDVNGAALAESKWGAAKGLDSCLYITVGTGIGAGAVVGGQMVHGLSHPEMGHILVRRHPEDTFEGYCPYHGDCLEGLAAGPGIGKRWGQPAGELPVDHPAWEMEAHYLAHALMNYVLILSPQKIVMGGGVMKQSHLFPLIRTKLQELLSGYVQHPSLNVDIDNYVVSPGLGDNAGLAGAIGLATLALARS, from the coding sequence GTGAAGCTATTGGGAGCGATTGAAGCAGGCGGAACAAAGTTTGTATGTGGGATTGGTTATGAGGATGGTACCATTGTTGATCGAGTAAGCTTTCCGACAACAACACCAGAAGAAACGATGGGACTAGTAATTGATTATTTTAAAGAGAAGAATGTGGAAGCTTTCGGAATCGGATCTTTTGGACCGATTGATCCCGTGCTGGACAGCCCTACTTATGGTTACATAACAACGACACCAAAACCTCATTGGGGACAATATAATCTGGTAGGCACTATGGCAGAGCAATTTAACGTTCCGATCGGCTTTGACACGGATGTGAATGGTGCGGCGCTTGCGGAGAGTAAATGGGGAGCGGCTAAAGGTCTGGACAGCTGCCTTTATATTACGGTTGGGACAGGCATTGGAGCGGGAGCAGTGGTAGGCGGCCAGATGGTCCATGGATTGTCTCATCCTGAGATGGGACATATTCTAGTTCGTAGACATCCAGAGGATACATTCGAGGGCTACTGTCCATATCATGGGGATTGCCTTGAAGGTTTAGCTGCAGGTCCGGGAATCGGTAAACGCTGGGGACAACCGGCAGGCGAGCTACCAGTGGACCATCCGGCATGGGAGATGGAAGCTCACTATCTTGCGCATGCACTCATGAACTATGTGCTGATTCTGTCTCCTCAAAAAATCGTAATGGGCGGTGGTGTCATGAAGCAAAGCCACCTGTTCCCGTTAATTCGTACTAAGCTGCAAGAGCTATTAAGCGGATATGTTCAGCATCCTTCGCTTAATGTCGACATCGATAATTATGTTGTCTCACCGGGTCTTGGAGACAATGCAGGACTTGCTGGAGCGATTGGACTGGCTACTTTAGCTCTAGCTAGAAGCTAG
- a CDS encoding Mbeg1-like protein: protein MADPDNISEVELKQISQLVYLDILDIETLNSKYLKGFNNITLGEVLIFYSSPEGQQQLKERFPDDLNGVKEYEQWNDLIEQMNKPPYQNWEISNIVSHNKKEESGFVAFTVDTKNGAKVAAFRGSEPMDNPLYLNDWKNNGTTAYAIESLQQAEAKEYMDNFNIDGSYELYLSGHSLGGNLALYSSFILPEDLRKYLVSASTFNAPGFNGDVLDRFKSNIDEMNENGQIKEFRNKNDIVPALFQNPSAGIYIDTKSEGAASLAHHSLFSLEIAGNNVTFQRSDSQTRALVPNLVHNITVGLEIVPGPLKEALVEGVFKVLDGEVDLRPLAFAGIAVVGLFMVTVGPVAVVTAAIAAALATLVVTIKALIALYVIGFVIDSVIPWIEQKVEDIKERVVSFYNQSVEFVTNMVTEAVRVTNLIGDKIAEFSQKVKHAVSDFMTKMKDGFNRFVENTIQYIEAQKEYWISVKDKAMKKMGDIFQSVKSKIKKTKDEFIAGVRTISDSAISKVKSTVTKTITKIAVASASVIQGARILANMDKLESLQKSLVRKEESIAEAVERILSIASGVSSNVGRAYSESYVQAQLREVQRLSNEVRTQKSRVTTVINSKTAGLRYTVTKYREIESKIVAAARASTTTIHLN from the coding sequence ATGGCTGATCCTGATAATATTTCAGAGGTTGAGTTAAAGCAAATCTCGCAGCTAGTATATTTAGATATACTAGATATTGAAACACTGAACTCAAAATACCTGAAAGGTTTCAATAATATTACACTCGGCGAAGTTCTCATTTTCTACTCCTCTCCCGAAGGTCAGCAACAATTAAAAGAACGCTTTCCTGACGATCTTAACGGAGTCAAAGAATACGAGCAGTGGAATGATCTCATAGAGCAGATGAATAAACCTCCATATCAGAATTGGGAAATCTCCAATATCGTCTCTCATAATAAAAAAGAGGAATCTGGCTTTGTTGCATTTACAGTGGATACCAAGAACGGGGCGAAGGTAGCTGCGTTCCGGGGCAGTGAACCTATGGATAACCCACTTTACCTTAATGACTGGAAAAACAATGGAACAACTGCATATGCTATTGAATCTTTACAACAAGCGGAAGCTAAAGAATATATGGATAATTTCAATATAGATGGGAGTTATGAATTATATCTGAGCGGGCATTCGCTGGGTGGCAACCTGGCTTTATATTCTTCCTTTATTCTGCCGGAGGATCTGCGTAAATATCTCGTTTCGGCTTCAACCTTCAATGCTCCGGGATTTAATGGAGACGTGCTAGATAGGTTCAAATCGAATATTGATGAAATGAATGAAAACGGACAAATCAAAGAGTTCAGGAATAAAAATGACATCGTTCCGGCTTTATTTCAAAATCCTTCGGCAGGTATTTATATTGATACAAAATCGGAAGGAGCTGCCAGCCTTGCTCATCACTCTCTGTTTTCACTGGAGATCGCTGGGAACAATGTGACCTTTCAACGTTCAGATTCACAGACTCGGGCTTTGGTTCCTAACCTTGTGCATAATATTACAGTGGGTCTGGAAATTGTGCCGGGCCCTCTAAAGGAAGCGTTGGTCGAAGGGGTTTTTAAAGTACTGGATGGGGAAGTGGATCTACGGCCATTAGCGTTCGCAGGAATAGCTGTAGTTGGTCTTTTTATGGTGACTGTTGGACCTGTTGCAGTTGTTACTGCAGCGATTGCTGCAGCTTTAGCTACGCTCGTTGTCACTATAAAAGCTCTGATTGCGCTTTATGTGATCGGTTTTGTAATTGACAGTGTGATTCCTTGGATTGAGCAAAAGGTGGAGGACATTAAGGAGAGAGTGGTCTCCTTTTATAATCAAAGCGTAGAATTTGTAACGAATATGGTGACAGAAGCTGTCCGAGTAACTAATCTGATCGGTGATAAAATTGCAGAGTTTTCACAAAAGGTAAAGCACGCAGTCTCTGATTTTATGACAAAAATGAAAGATGGTTTCAATCGTTTTGTAGAGAACACCATTCAATATATTGAAGCTCAAAAGGAATATTGGATTAGTGTAAAAGACAAAGCAATGAAGAAAATGGGGGATATTTTCCAAAGTGTAAAATCTAAAATTAAGAAAACCAAGGATGAATTTATCGCTGGTGTACGCACGATTAGTGATTCAGCGATCAGCAAAGTCAAATCGACCGTAACGAAAACCATAACGAAGATTGCAGTTGCATCCGCTAGTGTCATTCAAGGAGCCAGGATCTTGGCGAATATGGATAAACTGGAGAGTCTACAGAAAAGTCTGGTGCGTAAGGAAGAGAGTATTGCTGAAGCCGTCGAGAGGATATTATCCATAGCTTCTGGAGTAAGCTCTAACGTGGGCAGAGCTTACAGTGAATCTTATGTTCAAGCTCAATTAAGAGAAGTTCAGCGTTTAAGCAACGAAGTCCGGACACAGAAAAGTCGTGTAACAACAGTGATAAATAGCAAAACTGCAGGCCTAAGATACACTGTAACAAAATATCGGGAGATTGAATCCAAAATTGTTGCAGCTGCCCGTGCAAGTACCACTACAATACACTTGAACTAA
- a CDS encoding Mbeg1-like protein: MKLTEQQYITLASVVEAADGLELTDSLAFAGAAAYAYKNEHDDRLIIFTYKGNDWLADLQSLLSGQSSMPEEASRFLLKNKGERDCLVTGYSMGGALALYAASVNEGISGVVFDAPGIANILSAEQNGKLQVKNIVAYNSLVSALGKHNEEIVFAKSGIEETEFLIPDSLWQRYTFDSKGNVITGEKGNAYALLSKINILTEEHTPVFDAVMSGFGDTVGLTERASDHLGYVIFTLIDQLDVGKVRGALIEIAHKYERMLDAKFSEWRTEMNNIPEAFLFDDIRAKFEQLSEATMLEAAETAEELNEITQAVLSILLICSPVGDKLLDHVEEWLDKLTNALMERMEKLTNQMTLHLDKVVETNMNQMFKFPELKLEFEF, from the coding sequence GTGAAGCTGACCGAACAACAATACATAACGCTGGCCTCAGTTGTAGAAGCAGCAGATGGCCTCGAACTGACGGATAGTCTGGCTTTTGCTGGTGCAGCAGCCTATGCCTATAAAAATGAGCATGATGATAGATTGATTATCTTTACATATAAAGGCAATGATTGGCTCGCTGATCTGCAGTCTCTGCTAAGCGGCCAGAGCAGCATGCCGGAGGAAGCATCAAGATTTTTATTAAAGAACAAAGGGGAGAGGGATTGCCTGGTTACTGGTTATTCCATGGGCGGAGCTTTAGCTCTTTATGCAGCATCGGTTAATGAGGGGATTAGCGGTGTAGTATTCGACGCACCGGGTATCGCAAACATTCTGTCCGCGGAGCAAAATGGCAAGCTTCAGGTTAAAAATATTGTGGCTTATAACAGTCTTGTATCCGCATTAGGCAAACATAACGAAGAGATTGTATTTGCTAAATCGGGTATAGAAGAAACGGAATTTTTGATTCCTGATTCGCTTTGGCAGCGCTATACTTTTGACTCCAAGGGGAATGTGATTACAGGTGAAAAAGGGAATGCTTATGCTTTGCTATCCAAGATTAATATCCTAACGGAAGAGCATACGCCTGTTTTTGATGCTGTTATGAGCGGATTTGGGGATACCGTCGGACTAACCGAACGTGCATCAGATCATTTGGGGTATGTGATATTTACTTTAATAGATCAGCTGGATGTAGGAAAAGTGCGAGGTGCACTGATTGAAATTGCCCACAAATATGAACGAATGTTGGATGCGAAGTTCAGCGAGTGGAGAACCGAAATGAATAATATCCCGGAAGCCTTCTTATTCGATGACATCCGTGCGAAGTTTGAACAATTATCCGAAGCAACCATGCTCGAGGCAGCGGAAACGGCGGAAGAGTTGAATGAAATCACGCAAGCTGTCTTATCCATCCTTCTGATTTGCAGTCCGGTAGGAGATAAGCTGTTGGACCACGTAGAAGAATGGTTGGATAAACTGACAAATGCCCTCATGGAACGTATGGAGAAACTAACCAACCAAATGACATTACACCTCGATAAGGTGGTTGAAACGAACATGAATCAAATGTTCAAATTTCCAGAGTTGAAGCTGGAATTTGAATTCTAA
- a CDS encoding copper amine oxidase N-terminal domain-containing protein, whose protein sequence is MKKLMSSLVVLLMVALFSSNFSGLAASLPLRVIVNGEKVNFPDAQPFIDAQQRVQLPVRFISEALGAKVLWDSKAKKATISLDGKTMGVYIGKKSYELNGKTKQMDTAALFKQSRTFVPLRFVYEGLGVNVKWDDAVKTVYITTPGNEPPPSSQPTTSTEPKEAVVLGFKIPYTEMGPSLDPAYVSESKMVVTAYEKVLTGYVDMEFTISFTQNGADPVQAMNETEAILRQQIESNVVDSIMSYVRSKKQRSDALPYKLFEAKNYKIDVVSPGMDDIGIGLYKK, encoded by the coding sequence ATGAAAAAATTAATGAGTTCGCTAGTTGTATTGCTAATGGTAGCCCTGTTTTCTTCGAATTTCTCTGGTTTAGCAGCAAGTCTTCCTTTGAGGGTGATAGTAAATGGAGAAAAAGTTAATTTTCCAGACGCTCAGCCTTTTATCGATGCGCAGCAAAGAGTTCAGCTGCCCGTTCGTTTTATAAGTGAAGCCCTCGGAGCTAAGGTGTTATGGGACAGTAAGGCTAAAAAAGCGACGATTTCGCTTGACGGAAAAACAATGGGTGTCTATATCGGGAAAAAGAGTTATGAGCTCAATGGAAAAACGAAACAAATGGATACGGCTGCACTGTTCAAACAGTCAAGAACTTTTGTCCCGCTTCGATTTGTCTATGAAGGACTCGGTGTAAATGTGAAATGGGATGATGCCGTGAAGACGGTTTACATCACCACTCCGGGAAATGAGCCCCCTCCAAGCAGCCAGCCAACAACTTCAACAGAACCTAAAGAGGCAGTAGTGCTTGGATTTAAGATTCCGTATACCGAAATGGGACCGAGTCTTGATCCGGCTTATGTATCTGAATCAAAAATGGTAGTAACTGCTTATGAAAAAGTATTAACTGGCTATGTTGATATGGAATTCACTATTAGTTTTACTCAAAATGGCGCAGATCCAGTTCAAGCTATGAATGAGACAGAAGCCATTCTTCGCCAACAAATTGAGAGCAATGTTGTGGATTCTATCATGAGTTATGTTCGAAGTAAAAAACAAAGAAGTGATGCATTACCATATAAGCTGTTTGAGGCTAAAAATTATAAAATTGATGTTGTCTCTCCGGGGATGGACGATATAGGAATAGGATTATACAAAAAATAA
- the essC gene encoding type VII secretion protein EssC — MNYEFSRQPRFLPDMPRGEIDVPNPPMINEKPEISWFGILLPPIVMLIITVLIAMTSQSLYLLISVATTVMTLIGSLTGAITQIRKYKRKKKEREEKYLQFITDVRSELSIAREQQVRAMNEMSPEPAECVQRILRKDNKLWEKTPSHNDFLALRIGVGSAPLALHIKYTKQAIILETDPLLMEPQRLAMEFEKVSNVPITVNLVTTEICGIAGERDKTAELIKLMLLQLVTHHGYDDVRVIVLAAEEELEKWDWLKFVPHLWDDGFNIRFLLCGKAIAHQTLSEIYGALKEREMRSLSGGGLPHYLFIVEDAFLLENELISKYLYNGSAQLGVSTLFIAKNSAYLPMNCKTVIHLNGKSGEMADRLTGEKIVFTPDQADIKDLDLVARKLAPLRIKNSSANFSLPSSITLMDMLQTEKVSEVNVILNWTRNKTYMGMSVPIGVRAGGEALHLDMHETGFGPHGLVAGTTGSGKSELLQSIIVSQAAHYHPHDIAFVLIDYKGGGMADVFKGMPHLVGTITNLDGNQTTRALLSIKSELMRRQRVFSEYGVNNIDKYQKLFYSKNVKGNMPAIPHLIMIADEFAELKQDQPDFMKELVSTARVGRSLGVHLILATQKPAGVVDDQIWSNSKFKICLKVQDEADSKDVIKRPDAAMIKEPGRAYIQVGNDEIFELFQSAYSGADYDPKGELQKQENKPKRIYKVALNGRSEQIFPLEEEKIAKNESASQLHAMVEYIAETAKQYGISPLKGPWLPPLPEVVYLDSLLANSYADGSWPQQQRLLSVPVGIMDDPRGQRQEALEIDFASEGNLFVYGTPGTGKTVFLKTLCISMALMYPPDEVNIYLMDFGGSSLKAMEKLPHVGGVMTLEQEDKIDQFMRFLFRVMEERRALFENTGSEGFSDYRRSGRKLPAFVVMVDNYFALSETYEEFDAQMVLLAREGFKYGIYMVATATNSALVRYKFSVNFKMAISFQMTEKSEYDSIVGRTEGLEPAKVTGRGLVRGKPPLEFQTSLPEYERTTTELILERMEALNLSGAIPIPVMPSTIDLRQLNHDTEQLAIGLANHDLQPVFIDLLATPVLMVAGEAMSGKSTLLVSWMKLLSDKQDLEVYALDSSAMGIYELMQQPYVTDLSKVDDLDDFIEGIKEQLESRRSELLSCRMSGGDVGALMKKWKQMIFVIDRLSEFTSGDMYMLHELIERIVKQEKGIKVAVLAADNTSDLTSNWDSLGKTIREEQTGILLGRMKEQNLYNVTLPYGTQEKNGEQGDGYLIVKSKYTGLRCAVWSKENRVTTGMGV, encoded by the coding sequence ATGAATTATGAATTCAGTCGCCAGCCCCGTTTCCTACCAGACATGCCTCGGGGAGAAATTGATGTTCCTAATCCACCCATGATTAACGAAAAGCCGGAAATCTCTTGGTTCGGAATATTACTCCCGCCTATCGTGATGTTGATTATTACCGTATTAATTGCAATGACTTCACAGTCCCTCTATTTACTGATCTCGGTTGCGACTACAGTGATGACTCTAATCGGCTCTCTTACAGGTGCGATAACGCAGATAAGAAAATATAAACGGAAAAAGAAGGAACGAGAAGAGAAATATCTTCAGTTTATTACCGATGTGCGCAGTGAATTATCAATAGCCCGCGAACAGCAGGTAAGAGCCATGAATGAAATGAGCCCGGAGCCAGCGGAATGTGTGCAGAGAATTTTGCGGAAAGATAACAAGCTATGGGAAAAAACGCCTTCCCATAATGATTTCCTGGCTCTGAGGATTGGGGTGGGTAGTGCACCGCTGGCGCTACACATCAAATACACCAAACAGGCGATCATCCTTGAAACGGACCCGCTCTTGATGGAGCCGCAGAGATTGGCTATGGAATTCGAGAAGGTCTCGAACGTTCCCATAACGGTTAATCTAGTGACTACTGAAATATGTGGGATTGCCGGGGAAAGAGATAAAACAGCCGAGCTTATAAAGCTGATGCTGCTACAGCTTGTGACTCATCATGGGTACGACGATGTCAGGGTCATTGTTCTTGCCGCAGAGGAAGAGCTAGAGAAATGGGATTGGCTGAAATTTGTACCCCATCTATGGGATGACGGCTTCAATATCAGATTTCTTTTATGTGGTAAAGCCATTGCCCATCAGACCTTGTCCGAGATTTATGGCGCTTTGAAGGAGAGAGAGATGAGGTCTTTGAGCGGTGGGGGATTGCCACATTATCTCTTTATTGTAGAAGATGCTTTCTTGCTAGAAAATGAGCTAATCAGTAAATATTTGTACAACGGCAGTGCACAGCTTGGGGTATCGACCCTTTTTATTGCCAAGAATTCCGCATATTTGCCCATGAACTGTAAAACCGTTATTCATTTGAATGGTAAAAGCGGTGAAATGGCCGATCGATTAACCGGAGAGAAGATTGTGTTTACACCGGACCAGGCAGATATAAAAGACTTGGATCTGGTGGCGAGAAAGCTTGCGCCGCTGCGTATCAAAAATTCAAGCGCTAACTTCTCGCTCCCGTCCTCCATCACGTTAATGGATATGCTGCAGACCGAAAAGGTATCCGAAGTGAATGTAATCCTTAACTGGACTCGTAACAAAACCTATATGGGTATGAGCGTGCCCATTGGGGTAAGAGCAGGCGGTGAAGCCTTACACCTGGATATGCATGAGACCGGATTTGGTCCCCATGGTCTTGTAGCCGGGACGACCGGTTCTGGAAAAAGTGAGTTGCTGCAGAGCATTATCGTATCCCAAGCGGCTCATTATCACCCCCATGATATCGCTTTTGTCCTTATCGATTACAAAGGGGGAGGTATGGCAGATGTATTCAAGGGAATGCCTCATCTGGTCGGAACCATTACAAATCTAGACGGGAATCAAACGACGAGAGCCCTGCTGTCTATCAAAAGTGAGCTCATGCGGCGGCAACGTGTTTTCTCAGAATATGGCGTGAACAATATTGATAAATACCAGAAATTATTTTATAGCAAAAATGTAAAAGGCAATATGCCGGCTATTCCCCACTTGATTATGATTGCGGATGAGTTCGCGGAGCTTAAGCAGGATCAACCGGATTTCATGAAGGAGCTTGTAAGTACGGCCCGGGTAGGTCGAAGCCTTGGCGTCCATTTGATTCTTGCCACCCAGAAGCCTGCCGGCGTAGTGGATGACCAGATATGGAGTAACTCGAAGTTCAAAATTTGTCTGAAAGTACAGGATGAAGCGGACAGTAAGGATGTTATTAAGCGTCCTGATGCCGCCATGATTAAGGAACCGGGGCGGGCGTATATACAGGTCGGGAATGATGAGATCTTTGAATTGTTCCAGTCTGCTTATTCCGGTGCTGATTATGATCCCAAAGGAGAGCTGCAGAAACAGGAGAACAAGCCCAAACGAATCTACAAGGTAGCTCTGAATGGTAGAAGCGAGCAGATCTTCCCGCTGGAGGAAGAGAAAATCGCCAAAAACGAGTCGGCCTCCCAGCTCCATGCCATGGTTGAATACATTGCGGAGACCGCCAAGCAATATGGGATTTCTCCATTGAAAGGACCTTGGCTACCGCCGCTGCCTGAAGTAGTCTACCTTGATTCATTGCTGGCGAATAGCTACGCAGATGGTAGCTGGCCGCAGCAACAGAGGCTGCTCAGTGTTCCAGTGGGGATCATGGATGATCCAAGAGGACAGAGACAGGAAGCGCTGGAGATTGATTTTGCATCTGAAGGGAATCTGTTTGTCTATGGAACGCCGGGTACAGGTAAAACTGTGTTCCTCAAAACGTTATGTATATCGATGGCCCTGATGTATCCGCCAGATGAGGTCAATATCTATCTTATGGATTTTGGGGGAAGCTCACTCAAAGCTATGGAGAAACTCCCTCATGTCGGCGGGGTAATGACACTGGAGCAAGAAGATAAGATTGACCAATTTATGCGTTTTCTGTTCAGGGTTATGGAGGAACGAAGAGCGTTGTTTGAAAATACCGGCAGTGAAGGATTCAGCGATTACCGTAGAAGTGGACGCAAACTGCCTGCATTTGTAGTCATGGTCGACAATTACTTCGCTTTATCGGAGACCTACGAAGAGTTTGACGCACAAATGGTGCTGCTGGCTAGGGAAGGCTTTAAATACGGCATTTATATGGTCGCCACAGCAACCAACAGTGCTTTGGTCAGATATAAATTTTCAGTTAACTTCAAGATGGCGATCAGCTTCCAGATGACGGAGAAGAGTGAATATGACAGTATTGTTGGACGAACGGAAGGCTTGGAACCCGCAAAGGTTACGGGCAGAGGATTAGTACGGGGCAAGCCGCCTCTTGAATTTCAGACATCGCTTCCTGAATATGAACGTACCACTACGGAGCTCATCTTGGAGAGAATGGAGGCTTTGAATCTTAGCGGAGCAATTCCAATTCCGGTGATGCCTTCTACGATTGACTTGAGGCAGCTCAATCATGATACAGAGCAACTGGCAATAGGCTTAGCCAACCATGATTTACAACCCGTCTTTATAGATCTTCTGGCAACACCGGTGCTGATGGTAGCTGGAGAAGCGATGTCAGGAAAAAGTACTTTACTCGTATCGTGGATGAAGCTGCTGAGTGATAAACAGGATCTTGAGGTGTATGCGCTGGATTCCTCCGCTATGGGGATTTATGAACTGATGCAGCAGCCATACGTAACGGATCTATCGAAGGTGGATGATCTGGATGACTTCATTGAAGGGATTAAGGAGCAATTGGAATCCAGGCGCAGTGAGCTTCTCTCTTGCAGAATGTCCGGTGGAGACGTTGGCGCATTGATGAAAAAGTGGAAGCAGATGATCTTCGTCATTGACCGCTTGAGTGAATTTACGAGTGGAGATATGTATATGCTGCATGAGCTGATTGAGCGAATTGTGAAGCAAGAAAAAGGCATCAAAGTGGCTGTCCTTGCGGCAGACAATACGAGTGATCTTACGTCTAATTGGGACTCCCTGGGCAAGACCATAAGGGAAGAACAGACTGGGATCCTGCTGGGCAGAATGAAAGAACAAAATCTGTACAATGTGACCTTACCTTACGGAACCCAGGAGAAAAATGGGGAACAAGGAGATGGTTATCTCATTGTGAAGAGCAAATACACCGGGTTAAGATGCGCCGTATGGAGCAAGGAGAATCGAGTTACGACGGGTATGGGAGTTTAG
- a CDS encoding DUF5050 domain-containing protein has translation MNGNLQNGGLILKAGESLFITDIKNYSGTYSLDRANDQAVPIHYEGLFWFMNEAGNFLYYSDQLKGNVLCKLDIVKQSSEVLLDKPCYLLQRHEDWIYYIHEEDHRLYRCATNSKRDMQLIDEHVESFLLYEGQIYYATPSGIKRSTESGEDIERISELATSSLIRIGSKLCFPDPQNRHRLTLLDVESHTLTMVDNMDALSISTDGRYIYCANRLNEGSIYRVDPVHGGSIRICGENADFLHVLDNDLYFCSGREWHRLSLLGGEAETITYTGRYSHEL, from the coding sequence ATGAATGGTAACCTGCAGAATGGCGGATTAATACTGAAAGCTGGAGAATCGCTCTTTATTACGGATATTAAGAACTATTCAGGAACCTATTCCTTGGACAGAGCGAATGATCAAGCTGTGCCTATTCATTACGAGGGTTTGTTCTGGTTTATGAACGAGGCTGGCAATTTCCTTTATTACAGTGATCAGTTAAAGGGGAACGTGCTCTGTAAGCTTGATATTGTGAAGCAATCTTCAGAAGTATTGTTAGATAAACCTTGTTATCTGCTTCAACGACATGAGGATTGGATCTACTATATCCATGAGGAGGATCATCGATTGTATCGCTGTGCTACCAATAGCAAACGCGATATGCAGCTGATTGATGAGCATGTGGAAAGCTTTCTTTTGTATGAAGGGCAAATCTACTATGCTACGCCAAGTGGGATTAAGAGAAGTACAGAATCCGGTGAGGATATTGAAAGGATTAGTGAATTGGCTACAAGTTCACTGATTCGAATAGGAAGTAAGCTGTGTTTTCCAGATCCTCAGAATAGACATCGCTTGACGTTACTTGATGTGGAGAGTCATACGTTAACAATGGTAGATAACATGGATGCCCTTAGTATCAGCACTGATGGCAGATATATTTATTGTGCCAACCGATTAAATGAAGGCAGTATATATCGAGTGGACCCAGTGCATGGGGGGAGTATTCGGATATGTGGAGAGAATGCTGATTTCTTGCATGTTCTGGACAATGACCTTTATTTTTGCAGCGGTCGAGAATGGCATCGACTCTCTCTACTTGGGGGAGAAGCCGAGACAATAACCTATACAGGAAGGTATAGCCATGAATTATGA
- a CDS encoding WXG100 family type VII secretion target, which produces MAGNNLTFNPDQALGVAKSIKTKASNADTLIKQLQSEIHAVSGWWQGESQTAFVQQFDGLMPSFKEMVLCVENISKNLTQIANIKQQAEQEMASKLRGK; this is translated from the coding sequence GTGGCAGGAAACAATCTTACATTTAATCCGGATCAGGCACTAGGTGTAGCTAAGTCAATCAAGACCAAAGCAAGCAATGCAGATACACTTATCAAACAATTGCAATCTGAAATTCATGCCGTTAGCGGTTGGTGGCAAGGAGAATCACAGACTGCTTTTGTACAACAATTCGATGGACTTATGCCTAGCTTTAAGGAAATGGTTCTCTGTGTAGAAAATATCAGCAAAAACCTAACGCAAATTGCTAACATCAAGCAACAAGCTGAGCAAGAAATGGCAAGTAAACTGCGCGGAAAATAA